A portion of the Cryptomeria japonica chromosome 5, Sugi_1.0, whole genome shotgun sequence genome contains these proteins:
- the LOC131035387 gene encoding AAA-ATPase At4g25835-like: protein MIQLLIGQIWALGTGILSNELFDDALIYYSNLNGAANVLNQTAHKATNSTTLNITADFDQQVCDSFRGLNIRWTQELKTNRNDADEVEEKNSFLLKADKAALEFFTEYFEHVARKAEELRREKTDLTIATNTVPGNSDAEWTALPFNHPSTFNTVALNPSTKEMIISDLESFKQAKNFCIRTGRAWKRGYLLYGPPGTGKTSLIADIANYMNYSVYDLDLTHVKDNVELRKLLIKTKEKSIIIVEDIDCSIVLNNEPNDQPKGGQSRVTLSGLLNFTDGLWSSCGDERLFIFTTNHKDHLDPALCRCGRMDVHINLSYCDFPVFKTLAYNYLRIEDHALFSAVQERISAGAKITPAEITEILSSKPEDANKTLSAVIVGLDKKIKDKEAKSLTTFQPPQPGGRAYPEQLSSGPESPEASIHGTPHLMMEMVKKGEVIAIDPSESTIQSDVLHDNS, encoded by the exons ATGATTCAGTTATTGATAGGACAGATATGGGCATTAG GCACGGGCATCCTCAGCAATGAACTCTTTGATGATGCGCTAATCTACTACTCAAACCTAAACGGCGCCGCCAATGTTCTAAACCAGACGGCTCACAAGGCAACAAATTCTACTACCTTGAACATCACTGCAGATTTTGATCAGCAAGTATGCGATTCCTTCCGGGGACTAAATATACGCTGGACGCAAGAGCTAAAAACAAACAGaaatgatgcagatgaagtggaaGAGAAAAACTCCTTTCTTCTTAAAGCAGACAAGGCAGCCTTAGAATTTTTTACCGAATATTTTGAGCATGTTGCGAGGAAAGCAGAGGAACTGAGAAGGGAGAAAACAGATCTTACCATAGCTACTAATACTGTACCTGGCAATTCAGATGCTGAGTGGACAGCCCTTCCTTTTAATCATCCCTCAACTTTTAATACCGTCGCCCTTAATCCTAGCACTAAAGAAATGATTATCTCGGACCTTGAAAGCTTCAAGCAAGCAAAGAATTTCTGCATAAGAACAGGCCGTGCATGGAAGCGCGGATATCTTCTTTATGGGCCTCCTGGCACTGGAAAAACAAGCCTCATCGCCGACATTGCTAATTACATGAATTACAGTGTATATGATTTGGATCTCACGCACGTTAAAGACAACGTTGAGCTCCGTAAGCTTCTGATCAAAACGAAAGAGAAATCGATTATTATTGTGGAAGATATTGATTGCTCCATTGTACTGAACAATGAACCTAACGACCAACCGAAAGGTGGTCAGAGTAGAGTTACTCTTTCTGGTTTGCTTAATTTCACAGATGGATTATGGTCTTCCTGCGGTGATGAGCGTTTGTTTATCTTTACTACGAACCACAAGGATCATCTTGATCCTGCTCTCTGTAGATGTGGGAGAATGGACGTACATATTAATCTCTCTTACTGCGATTTCCCCGTGTTTAAAACTCTCGCTTATAATTACTTGAGAATTGAGGATCATGCACTGTTTTCTGCCGTCCAAGAGAGGATTAGTGCAGGCGCCAAGATAACTCCTGCCGAGATTACAGAAATCCTCAGCTCTAAACCTGAGGATGCTAATAAAACGCTGAGTGCTGTGATTGTTGGTCTCGACAAAAAGATAAAGGACAAAGAAGCCAAGAGCTTGACGAC GTTTCAGCCACCTCAGCCTGGAGGGCGTGCATATCCTGAGCAACTTTCTTCAGGTCCTGAATCTCCAGAGGCATC TATTCATGGTACCCCTCACCTTATGATGGAAATGGTTAAGAAGGGTGAAGTGATAGCCATAGACcctagtgaatctaccatccagaGTGATGTACTCCATGACAACTCTTAG